A portion of the Haliaeetus albicilla chromosome 29, bHalAlb1.1, whole genome shotgun sequence genome contains these proteins:
- the LOC138682838 gene encoding dehydrogenase/reductase SDR family member 4-like yields the protein MWGAVGRVGGSGLRGVGGGGGPPGPGGALAGKVAVVTAATDGIGLAVAAGLAGAGARVVLSSRRDPHVAAAVGQLRGRGLEVSGVVCHVGQPHSRQLLVQKALETYGGIDILVSNAAVNPVFGSALDADEAAWEKIFQVNVTAAAMLIKLVVPHMEKRGGGSIVLVSSVAGYMPFPGLGPYSVSKAALLGLVKALAPELRPRRIRLNAVAPGLIRTRFSAALWEDEAARERVMAAMGIDRLGTPSDVAEVVTFLCSPAAAYVAGETVVVAGGAPSRL from the exons ATGTGGGGCGCCGTGGGGCGGGTGGGGGGCAGCGGCctgcggggggtggggggcggggggggcccccccgggccggggggggcgtTGGCGGGGAAGGTGGCCGTGGTGACGGCCGCCACCGACGG gatcGGGCtggcggtggcggcggggctggcgggggcgggggcgcgggtGGTGCTGAGCTCCCGCCGCGACCCCCACGTGGCGGCCGCCGTGGGGCagctgcggggccgggggctggAGGTCAGCGGGGTCGTCTGCCAtgtggggcagccccacagccgACAGCTCCTCGTCcagaag gccctggAGACCTACGGCGGCATCGACATCCTGGTGTCCAACGCCGCCGTCAACCCCGTCTTCGGCAGCGCCCTCGACGCCGACGAGGCCGCCTGGGAGAAG ATCTTCCAGGTCAACGTGACGGCGGCCGCCATGTTGATCAAGCTGGTGGTGCCCCACATGGAGAAGAGGGG GGGAGGGTCCATCGTGTTGGTGTCGTCGGTGGCCGGGTACATGCCCTTCCCG GGGCTGGGGCCCTACAGCGTGAGCAAGGCGgcgctgctggggctggtgaAGGCGTTGGCCCCCGAGCTCCGCCCCCGACGCATCCGCCTCAACGCCGTCGCCCCCGGCCTCATCCGGACCCGCTTCAGCGCTGCC CTCTGGGAGGACGAAGCCGCCCGGGAGCGGGTGATGGCCGCCATGGGGATCGACAG GCTGGGGACGCCGTCGGACGTGGCCGAGGTCGTGACCTTCCTCtgctcccccgccgccgcctaCGTGGCGGGAGAGACCGTCGTGGTGGCCGGGGGGGCCCCCTCCCGCCTAtag